A window of the Vicia villosa cultivar HV-30 ecotype Madison, WI unplaced genomic scaffold, Vvil1.0 ctg.004225F_1_1, whole genome shotgun sequence genome harbors these coding sequences:
- the LOC131641893 gene encoding uncharacterized protein LOC131641893, producing the protein MPARRVRNNRGEPNLSQIVFRQGGAGDLQQQRYREFYQRSITSTRYVDENCLRDLGMLDTVQRLLDKLGLTKACTLNLPTYEALTLEFLSSYSYNTPPGAGMHLTGAANFRMFNTEYTVDQETLSEILQFTRGEDVNYRIPPEMDWTATSFAIWERIAGERPAGWDELLSTHIHNPCIRYFHRILANTIFGRTNNNRVNSKEMFFFHCAFARNCRINASSFLMAHIQSLVARDGTNVPFCIGGIVTSIALHLNLGDKLQNLPSLPAVFMDIDNCRAGHLIKVREEGGYNLMVRNRKVPSVILPNPAITRLTDRNNWLYDLDAPAPGANVQDIEGGAHIDEPDEMEQGPPEEDQQPPARQVASTSTRRRRRSDRAPATNDDILAAIMQRNELDAQRDERNQTQLTNMMNLMQQIQHELANQGEQVTGVITELNALTLRVGDLQDYIHQVGIPDHHVAQNGRGRARTPGRARGRGNEG; encoded by the coding sequence ATGCCTGCTCGCAGAGTTCGAAATAACAGGGGAGAGCCTAACCTCTCACAAATTGTGTTCAGGCAGGGCGGAGCCGGAGACCTCCAGCAACAACGATACCGCGAATTCTACCAACGTTCAATAACATCTACGCGATACGTTGATGAGAATTGTTTACGCGATTTGGGGATGCTCGATACTGTGCAGCGGTTGCTTGATAAATTGGGTCTCACTAAAGCATGCACACTAAACTTACCCACCTATGAAGCATTAACCTTGGAATTCTTAAGTTCCTACTCCTACAACACACCTCCTGGTGCTGGTATGCATCTTACCGGAGCAGCGAATTTCAGAATGTTTAACACAGAATATACTGTGGATCAAGAGACTCTGAGTGAGATACTCCAGTTCACTCGTGGAGAAGATGTGAATTACCGAATTCCTCCGGAAATGGATTGGACAGCAACATCATTCGCAATATGGGAACGTATAGCCGGTGAACGTCCTGCTGGTTGGGACGAACTTCTCTCCACTCATATCCACAATCCTTGCATCCGTTACTTTCACCGCATCTTAGCTAATACCATTTTTGGAAGAACCAACAATAACAGGGTAAATTCCAAGGAGATGTTTTTCTTTCACTGCGCTTTTGCACGGAACTGCAGGATAAACGCTAGCTCGTTTCTCATGGCTCACATTCAATCTCTTGTCGCGAGGGATGGAACTAATGTACCTTTCTGTATTGGAGGTATAGTTACAAGTATAGCACTCCATCTGAACTTGGGGGACAAATTGCAAAATTTACCTTCACTACCAGCCGTTTTTATGGATATCGACAACTGTCGAGCTGGTCACCTTATCAAGGTAAGAGAAGAAGGAGGATATAATCTCATGGTGCGGAATAGGAAAGTTCCGAGCGTCATTTTGCCAAATCCAGCCATTACCAGATTAACCGATAGGAACAATTGGTTATACGATCTAGATGCACCTGCCCCTGGTGCAAATGTGCAAGACATCGAAGGTGGGGCGCATATTGATGAGCCTGATGAGATGGAGCAGGGTCCACCTGAAGAAGATCAACAACCACCTGCCCGACAGGTTGCAAGCACCTCCACCCGACGCCGTCGACGAAGTGACCGTGCTCCTGCTACTAATGATGACATTCTAGCGGCCATTATGCAAAGAAACGAATTGGATGCTCAGAGAGATGAAAGGAACCAGACACAGCTTACTAATATGATGAATCTCATGCAGCAAATCCAACACGAATTGGCCAACCAAGGAGAGCAGGTAACAGGCGTCATAACTGAATTGAACGCTTTGACCTTGCGTGTGGGGGACTTGCAGGATTATATCCATCAGGTGGGCATACCGGATCATCACGTGGCACAAAATGGACGGGGTCGAGCAAGGACTCCTGGTAGAGCACGTGGCAGAGGCAATGAGGGATGA